The DNA window GAGGCCGTGGCCGGTCAACCACTCGAACATCGACGCAGCCTCGCTCGTGACGACCGAGGCGAGGTCGTCGTCGGCCCGGTAGTGGGTCACGTTCATGATGTCCGAGTAGAAGTCGGCGCTCGAGTAGTCCTCGACGTTGAATTCGACGTCCTCGAGGTCGATATCGGCCGTCGGGATGCGAAACGACTCGGTAAAGCGTGTGTGGCCGCCACGATTCGCTTTCGGCGCTTTCTCGAGAATCGCGACCGAGTAGTCCTGTTCCGTGGCGCGCAATCCGGCAGTCAGTCCAGCGATGCCACACCCGACGATAACGACGTCGTAGGCTTCCTGATCCATGGGTGCCATCGTCTAGCATCTGCGGACGGGTGCTTAGTGGTGCCGATTGTCACCACTCTCGTTGTGACAACATCGTTCGTATCGAGGCTCCACGTCGAACGAGTGCGCCCCCATATAAAGTCCCGTGATGGTGAACAGAATTGACGGCGTCTGCGAACAGAGTACACAGATGAAGACATTCGACATCATCACTGTTGGTTGTCGGTACCACTCAACCGAACGTCGCTAAAACATTACGAGCATACGTCTGTAACAGATAGGTCGCGGGGAGCGAGTCGATAGATCCGAATTTGACTCCTAGGAAATCTATAACGTCGGTGTTCGGCAATAGTGTACTTTACATGGGCGTAGTGTGTACACACCACTCATGCAACAGGATAGCGAGGAAAACGCGACCGAGGTGAAGTCCGTCACGAAGACGTTGGCGATCATCGAGACCCTCCAGGGCCTCGATGGGGGGCGCGTAACGGAGGTCGCGAACGAACTCACGTGGCCCAAGAGCACGGTCTACAACCACATGGAGACGCTCGAGCAGTGTGGCTATCTAGTCAAAGAGGGAGACATCTACAATCTAAGCCTCCGATTCATGGATCTCGGCGAGTACGTCAAAAACCGCGACGAGGTGTACAGCCTCGTCGAGCCACGAATCGAAGCGCTCGCAGAGCGAACCGGCGAACGGGTCCAATTCGTCGGCGAAGAACACGGGAAGTGCGTCTTCATCCGGATTGCGATGGGCGATAACGCCGTGAGCACCGGCAGCCGACTCGGCCGACGCCGGAAAATGTTACACGCAACCGCGTCCGGAAAGTCGTTACTGGCGTTCATGCCCGAATCGGAATCCGAGGCGATCATCGAATCGATCGATCTCCCGAAGCTCACGCCAAACACCATCACTGAACGGGACGAACTCCACGAGCACCTCGAGGAGATTCGTGACCACGGCTGTGCGTTCAACTATGAGGAACATATTAAGGGTTTACGAGCGGTCGCTGCGCCGGTCAAACGACAGGACGGCACCGTGGTCGGTTCGATCAGCGTCTCGGGGCCTGCCCACCGGATGAGCGGCGATTACTTCACCGACGAACTACCGAGTACCATTCTCGGCGTCTGCAACGAAATCGAACTCGACATCGTCTACCAGTAGCGGACTACTGCTTTCAGAAGTCGATGAAACGAACTCCGAGCGAGTGTCGACGGAGTATCAGTGTCATTCAAGGGTACCGGTGTCGAGCCCACTGTATGGCACGTGTTCCACTCAGGCGACAAGACGACCTCCCGGACGACTACCAGTATCTCCTCGGCGAGGACGCGTTGGGCGAACGCAACCTCCTCTGTGCGATGGCGAACAACCCCGATGCGTTGCAATCGTACATGCGCTACGGGACGACACTCTGGTCCGACGGCGGCCTCGAGGCAGACGACCTCGAGCGCTGCATCCTCACGATCGCTCGCGAACTCGAGGCGGTCTACGAGTGGCACCAGCACGTCCCGATCGCCCGGGAAAACGGCGTCTCGGACGACGAGATCCTCGCCATTGCCGACAAGGACCGAGACCGGTTCGACGAACGGGTGAGCGCACTACTCCACTACGTCGAGGCCGTCGTCCGCGACGAGGTCGACGACGACCGATTCGCGGTCCTCTCGGAATGGTTCGAGCCGACGGAAATCGTCGGCATCACGCTGCTCGCTACGCACTACCTCGCGACGGCCCGGTTCCTGAGCGCGCTCGAGGTGCCACTCGAGGACTCGTTCGTCGGCTGGAATCTCGAGGGCGAGTAGCCCGAAACGAATCGGGCGGCGGGAAGCGTTCGAGGGCCGCGACGTGTGAGCGGAAATAACGTGTGAGCGAGGAACGAAGTATTATACGAGACTGACTCGAACCCCGAGTACATGAGCGACCGAGTGCTCCTCGAGCGACGCGAGCAGATCGCGACGATCACCGTCAACCGACCCGAGAAGCGCAATTCGATGAACGTCGAGACCCGAAAAGAGCTCCGAGCGGCGTTCGAAACCGCCGTCGACGACGACGACGTGCGAGCGATCGTGCTCCGAGGGGCCGGCGAGGGCTCGTTCATCGCGGGCGGCGACATCGAGGCCTTCTCCGAATACGACCTCGTCGACGGCCTCGAGTACGGCGAGACGCACGGACAGGCGCTGTACAACTATGTGGCCGACGTGCCGAAGCCGACGATTGCCGCGGTCGATGGCTATGCCCTCGGCGGCGGGACCGAGATCGCACTCGCCTGTGACATTCGGCTCGCGACCCCCGACGCGGTGTTCGGCCTCCCCGAGATTACCATCGGAATCATTCCGGGCGGCGGCGGGACGCAACGGCTGGTCCACGCCATCGGGTCCGGCCTCGCTCGAGAGTTGATCCTCACCGGACGGACCGTCGACGCCGACGAAGCGGACGAAATCGGACTCGCAAATCACGTCTACCCCGACGAGGCGTTCGACGACGAAGTCAGGAAGCTGGCGACGCAACTCGCCTCGAGAGCACCGATCGCCCAGCAACTGGCCAAAGAGGCTATGGATCGAAGTCTGAATATCGAGGCTGGACTCGACTTCGAGCGCCTCGCGAGCGCGCTCCTGTTCGCAACGGACGACCAGAAGGAGGGTGCCGAGGCCTTCCTCGAGGGGCGAGAGCCTGAGTTCGACGGAAAATAAGCGCGCGAACGGCTGTGACGACTACGACGGGCGGTCGCCGATCTTCAGCCCGACGTTCTTCGTCGCCGTGAACTGCTCTACGGCCTCGAGGCCCTTCTCGCGACCGAAGCCGCTCTCACGGAAGCCGCCGAATGGCGTCTCGACGCCGCCGGCGAACCACTCGTTGACGTACACCTGCCCGGCGACGACGTCGCGGGCGAACCGGTGGGCGCGCTCGAGGTCGTGGGTGAAAATACCCGCCGTGAGGCCGTACTCGCTGTCGTTTGCGAGTTCGATCGCTTCTTCCTCAGTACTGAACGGGATCACGGTGAGGACGGGACCGAAAATCTCCTCCTGACTGATTCGGTCGTCGTTGCTCGCGCCGTCGAAGACCGTCGGCTCGACGAAGTACCCTTCCTCCGTTTCGTCGGGAGCACCGCCGACGATCGGCTCGCCAACCTCGCTCGAGCCGATTTCGATGTACTCGCTGACCGTCTCGTACTGGGCTTGGGAGACGAGTGGGCCGATGTCCGGATCGTCGAGGCCGGTGCCGACCTCGAGTGACTCCACCGCGTCGACGAGTCGCTCGAGGAACGCCTCGCGAATATCCTCGTGGACGATCAGGCGGTCGCCGGCCGAACAGACCTGTCCCGCGTTACGCGTGAAAATCGAGATGAGCGTCTGCTCGACGGCTTGCTCGAGGTCGGCGTCCGGGAAGACGACGTTCGGGTTCTTGCCGCCGGCTTCGATGTGGGCGGGCGTGAGCTGTCGGCCCGCAGCAGCTGCGACCGCCTTGCCGGTCTCGACGGAGCCCGTGAACGCGACGCAACTGACGTCTTCGTGTTCCGTCAGCGGTTCGCCGGCGTCGACGCCGTATCCCGTGACGACGTTGACCGTCCCGGAAGGAGCGCCTGCCTCGTCGAGAATTTCGGCGAGGACGAGTGCCGTCAGCGGCGTCTGTTCCGCCGGTTTGACGACGACGGCGTTGCCGGCAGTGAGCGCGGGGGCAACGGTCCGGCCGAAGATAGCCGCCGGAAAGTTCCAGGGGATGATGTGGCCGGTAACGCCGAGTGGTTCCTGAATCGTATAGTCGACGTACTCGCGACCGAGGGGGATCGTCTCTCCCTGAATTTTGTCCGCCATCCCCGAATAGTACTCGAAGTACCGACTGGCGGCGTCGATTTCCGTCCGCGCCTGCGAGATCGGTTTGCCGTTCTCGCGGGTCAACAATCGCGCGAGTTCCTCACGTCGGTCGGCGATGAGATCCGCCGTTCGACGCAGTATCCGTCCTCGCTCGGCAGGTTGGAGTCCGTACCACTCGGTCTGGGCCTCGAGTGCGGCGTCGACCGCCCGGTCGACGTCAGACCCCGATCCGGCCTGGATCGACGTGAACGATTCCTCCGTCGCGGGGTCGACGACCGAAATCGTCTCTCCGGATGCCGACTGACTTTCGGTCCCGTCGATGAACAGGCCGTACTGATCGCGAGCGGTTTCGTTGTGTGTCGCCATGTATCAGACGTACGCTCGAGTGCTGATTAGTATTTTGCACCAACGCCTGTCGAACACGGTATTGTCGAATCGACGACGAGACTCGATAAGAACGGGGGAGAACGGTGGCGACGAGCCGAGGTCGGCGATGACCAATCGATACTCGATAGGAGGGGATCAGTACGGCGGGAAGCCCGGACGCGAAACCTCGGGGATCGTGCGGGCGTCCAGCACGAGCGGGACGTCGGGGTCTGCGTCGTAGTACTCTTCGACGACCGAGAGGTCGTCCGCCGAACGAATCACGGCACCGTTCGCGCCGAATCCTTCGGCGATGTCGACGAAGTCGGGGCTGTCGTACGTGCTGCCCGTCTCGCGGTCGTGAACGAGGTTCTGGCGGTGGCGGATAATTCCGTAGCTGCTGTCGTTGAAGACGGCGATGAGCAGTGGCAACTCGAGGCGGACGGCCGTTTCGATCTCCTGAATCACCTGAATGAGTGCGCCGTCACCGGTGTAACAGACGACGGGGCGATCCGGTGCGGCCGCCTTCGCCCCCAACGCGGCGGGAAGCGAGTAGCCCATCGTCCCGAAGTTGCCGTTGATCAGCATCGAGGCGTCTTCGCCGAGTTCGTGGAAGACGGCGGGAAAACCGGTGTTGTTCCCCGAACCGACGGTGAGAATCGCGTCGTCCGGGACGCGCGCTGCGAGCTCGAGGGTGAACTCGCGGGGGTCGATCTGGTCGGGTCGCTCCTCGAAGCCGTCGGCCCACGGCGAGGGTGCCCGTTCGATGGTCTGGGCGACGCGGGAGGCTCGCTCCGGATCCGTCTCGCAGCGGTGGATAAGGTCGGCGACGGTTTCTCGCGCGTCGGCGCGGATTCCGATCGCGGGCTCCTGGTGGGTCCCGATCGACTCCTCTTCGATGTCGATCTGGATTACGTCGGCGTCGGCGTACAACTCGCCGTAACGGGTCGTCTTCCCGGACAGTCGAGCACCGACGACGACTGCCACGTCGGCGTCCCAGAGGAGGTCGTCGTTCGCCGGCGACATGAACGTGCCCGCGATGCCACTGACCATCGGGTGCGCTTCGTCGAGGAGCGAGCGACCGAAGTACGTGGTCGCGACCGGTGCGCCGACGTGTTCGGCGAGCGTTGCAATTTCACTCCCAGCGTCGGACCGAACCGCTCCCCCGCCCGCAAGAATGACGGGATGATCCGCGTCGTCGAGCAACGACGCCGCCGCTTCGACGTGGCGTTCGTCGGGCCGCACCCGCTGTCGTGGCCGTTCGCTCGGCGTGTACTCCTCGTCGGGTGCCTCGCCCTCCTGGACATCCGCCGGCACTTCGACCAAGACGGGGCCGCTTCGGGTTCGCGCGCGATCGAACGCCCGCTCGAGGACCTCGGGAATCGTCGACGGCGTTTCGATTCGCGTCTGGTAGACCGAGATCGGCGAGGCGAACGTCGGATGGTCCAGATACTGAAGCGAGGTCTCCCGCCCCTCGATACTCGTGTCCCCGACGAGGATCACCATTGGGATATTGTCGCGGTCGGCAGCGGCGATACCGGTCGCGCCGTTCGTCACCCCCGGGCCGTGAGTTAGCGTGCAGGCGGTGACGCCCTGTTTCGTGCGCGCAGCGCCGTCGGCCATCGTGACGCCGGCTTGTTCGTGACGAGCCTGCTGGAACTCGATATCCCGATCGTTGACTGCGTCGAGCAGGTGCGCGTTACCTTCGCCGATGACGCCGAACAGCGTGTCGATTCCCTCCGCAGCGAGTGCATCGAGGATGTACGCACTCCCCGTGCTAGCAACGTCCATGGCTCGAGCAAACACCCCGCCGGTCTTATCGTTTCGGTTTGTGATTTTGGCACGGACCCACGCGAATTACATCGATAGCAGCCGTGTCGAAGGAGAATCCGAACACGACGGGCGATCCGTGCGAGCAATTATGTGTCTGTCCGTGAGAGATGGTGGCATATGGATTCGGAGGTCATCGGGACGTTCAGGACTGTCGACTCGAGTATCGTGTCCGACGCGCTGGACCAGTACGGAATCGACGGCGTCGCGACCGAAATCGGCGCGGTCGATCCGTCACAGAAAGCGGTCGGGCGGGCCCACACGCTCCGGTTCGAGCCCGTCTCGAACCCGGGGTCGCAGACGAACTTCCCCTACGCCTTGCTCGAGGAACTGCGTTCGGACCGCGTCCTCGCCATCGACGGCGTCGGCCCGGAGCTCTCGTGTTGGGGTGGAAACGCCTCCGTACTCGCTGAACGCGCGGACGTCGAAGGCGTGGTCGTCGACGGGGGCTACCGCGACGTCCCGGATATTCGGTCGGGGACGTTTCCCGTCTTCGGTCGCGCGCCGACGCCGAAAACCGGCCAGCGGCGACTGACCGTCGAGGAAGTCGGCGGAACGATCGACATCGGCGGCGTCGCCGTCTCGGCCGACGACGTCATCGTCGCGGACGGAACCGGCGTCGTCGTCGTGCCCGCCGAGAGCGCCGCCGAGGTCGCCGACACTGTGGCCGAAATCCGTTCTGAGGAGTCGACCATCGAAGAGAAAATCGACGCCGGCGCGACCGTCGCCGACCTCGAGGACGATGACCACGAGTTCTGAGCCGCTGGCCGCGCTCCGAGCGATCCTCGCGACTTCACGGGTGATCGTATGAGCGCGGCTCGTCGCTGTTACGCCTGTGGCTCGCGCGAAACAGGCCTCGTCGCTCGTTGTTCCTGTGGCGAAGCGCTCTGGCTCGAGACCGACGCGGCGTCGTTCGAGTGGGACGACGTGACCGACGCACCCGGAATGTGGCGCTACGAATCGCTGCTCCCCGTAAGCCCGCCCGACGGGCTCTTCGAGGCAGCGGGCGGAACGCCACTCGTTCGCGAGCCGTCGCTCGACGCGTTCGCCGGCGCTCGCGTCCACCTCAAGATCGAGGGAGGTAATCCAACCGGCTCGTTCAAAGACCGCGGCAGTGCGCTCGGCCTCGCGGCGCTGCAGGCTGGCGACGAACTCGATGAGGCCGTCGACGCCGTCGGCACCGTCTCCCACGGAAACATGGCGATCAGCACGTCCGCCTACGCCGCCGCGGCGGGGCTGCCCTGTGTCGTACTCGTCCCCGAGGACATCCCGGAGAGCCGCCTCGAGACGATCTCGCAGTTCGATCCGACGGTACTCCGGGTCGCGGGCGACTACGGCCGACTCTACGAGCGGACCCTCGAGATCGGTCCCGAGCGAAACATCGCCTTCCTGAACTCCGACGTGGCGCTTCGCGTCGAGGGCCAGAAGACGACGGCCCTCGAGATCTGCGAGTCGTTCGCGCCCGACGCGCCCGACGCCATCGTCGTGCCGACAAGCAGTGGCGGTCATTTCAGCGGGGTCTGGAAGGCGCTTCGCGAACTCGAGTCCGCCGGCGTTCTCGCGGACGTACCTCGACTGTACGCCGTGCAGGCCGCGGCCAGCGCACCGATCGCCGAGGCGTACGAGCAGGGTGCGAACGAGGTGTCGCGGGTCGAACGCGGCGAGACGGTCGCCTACTCGATCGGCAATCCCGATCCGCCGAGCGGGACGCGCGCCCTCGCCGCGATCGACGAGACGGACGGCGCGGCCGTCGGGCTCGAGGATCCGGAAATCCTAGAGGCTCAACGGACCCTCGCCGGGGAGGCCGGCCTCAGCGTCGAAGCGTCGTCGGCGACCGCGCTGGCGGGGATTCGACGACTGGTCGACGCGGGTGAGATCGACGCGAGCGACGACGTTGTCGCCGTCACGACCGGGACGGGACTCACCGACCACCTCGGCTCCGGATCCGCCGACCTCGTCGACATCGAGGGGCTCGAGGAGCGACTCGCTGCATTCGGGGACGACTAAAGATTGGTCTTCCGGCTGGAGTGACACTCCGGGCAAACTGTTATGGCCCGCGGTATCGATACGCACGAACTAGATGAGCGATCCTGATCAGCAACCAGATCCAGAATTTTTCCACGAGAACGACCGCATCCGCG is part of the Natronorubrum sediminis genome and encodes:
- a CDS encoding IclR family transcriptional regulator gives rise to the protein MQQDSEENATEVKSVTKTLAIIETLQGLDGGRVTEVANELTWPKSTVYNHMETLEQCGYLVKEGDIYNLSLRFMDLGEYVKNRDEVYSLVEPRIEALAERTGERVQFVGEEHGKCVFIRIAMGDNAVSTGSRLGRRRKMLHATASGKSLLAFMPESESEAIIESIDLPKLTPNTITERDELHEHLEEIRDHGCAFNYEEHIKGLRAVAAPVKRQDGTVVGSISVSGPAHRMSGDYFTDELPSTILGVCNEIELDIVYQ
- a CDS encoding carboxymuconolactone decarboxylase family protein, giving the protein MARVPLRRQDDLPDDYQYLLGEDALGERNLLCAMANNPDALQSYMRYGTTLWSDGGLEADDLERCILTIARELEAVYEWHQHVPIARENGVSDDEILAIADKDRDRFDERVSALLHYVEAVVRDEVDDDRFAVLSEWFEPTEIVGITLLATHYLATARFLSALEVPLEDSFVGWNLEGE
- a CDS encoding enoyl-CoA hydratase/isomerase family protein; translation: MSDRVLLERREQIATITVNRPEKRNSMNVETRKELRAAFETAVDDDDVRAIVLRGAGEGSFIAGGDIEAFSEYDLVDGLEYGETHGQALYNYVADVPKPTIAAVDGYALGGGTEIALACDIRLATPDAVFGLPEITIGIIPGGGGTQRLVHAIGSGLARELILTGRTVDADEADEIGLANHVYPDEAFDDEVRKLATQLASRAPIAQQLAKEAMDRSLNIEAGLDFERLASALLFATDDQKEGAEAFLEGREPEFDGK
- a CDS encoding aldehyde dehydrogenase family protein, encoding MATHNETARDQYGLFIDGTESQSASGETISVVDPATEESFTSIQAGSGSDVDRAVDAALEAQTEWYGLQPAERGRILRRTADLIADRREELARLLTRENGKPISQARTEIDAASRYFEYYSGMADKIQGETIPLGREYVDYTIQEPLGVTGHIIPWNFPAAIFGRTVAPALTAGNAVVVKPAEQTPLTALVLAEILDEAGAPSGTVNVVTGYGVDAGEPLTEHEDVSCVAFTGSVETGKAVAAAAGRQLTPAHIEAGGKNPNVVFPDADLEQAVEQTLISIFTRNAGQVCSAGDRLIVHEDIREAFLERLVDAVESLEVGTGLDDPDIGPLVSQAQYETVSEYIEIGSSEVGEPIVGGAPDETEEGYFVEPTVFDGASNDDRISQEEIFGPVLTVIPFSTEEEAIELANDSEYGLTAGIFTHDLERAHRFARDVVAGQVYVNEWFAGGVETPFGGFRESGFGREKGLEAVEQFTATKNVGLKIGDRPS
- a CDS encoding thiamine pyrophosphate-binding protein, which produces MDVASTGSAYILDALAAEGIDTLFGVIGEGNAHLLDAVNDRDIEFQQARHEQAGVTMADGAARTKQGVTACTLTHGPGVTNGATGIAAADRDNIPMVILVGDTSIEGRETSLQYLDHPTFASPISVYQTRIETPSTIPEVLERAFDRARTRSGPVLVEVPADVQEGEAPDEEYTPSERPRQRVRPDERHVEAAASLLDDADHPVILAGGGAVRSDAGSEIATLAEHVGAPVATTYFGRSLLDEAHPMVSGIAGTFMSPANDDLLWDADVAVVVGARLSGKTTRYGELYADADVIQIDIEEESIGTHQEPAIGIRADARETVADLIHRCETDPERASRVAQTIERAPSPWADGFEERPDQIDPREFTLELAARVPDDAILTVGSGNNTGFPAVFHELGEDASMLINGNFGTMGYSLPAALGAKAAAPDRPVVCYTGDGALIQVIQEIETAVRLELPLLIAVFNDSSYGIIRHRQNLVHDRETGSTYDSPDFVDIAEGFGANGAVIRSADDLSVVEEYYDADPDVPLVLDARTIPEVSRPGFPPY
- a CDS encoding RraA family protein, which produces MDSEVIGTFRTVDSSIVSDALDQYGIDGVATEIGAVDPSQKAVGRAHTLRFEPVSNPGSQTNFPYALLEELRSDRVLAIDGVGPELSCWGGNASVLAERADVEGVVVDGGYRDVPDIRSGTFPVFGRAPTPKTGQRRLTVEEVGGTIDIGGVAVSADDVIVADGTGVVVVPAESAAEVADTVAEIRSEESTIEEKIDAGATVADLEDDDHEF
- a CDS encoding threonine synthase codes for the protein MSAARRCYACGSRETGLVARCSCGEALWLETDAASFEWDDVTDAPGMWRYESLLPVSPPDGLFEAAGGTPLVREPSLDAFAGARVHLKIEGGNPTGSFKDRGSALGLAALQAGDELDEAVDAVGTVSHGNMAISTSAYAAAAGLPCVVLVPEDIPESRLETISQFDPTVLRVAGDYGRLYERTLEIGPERNIAFLNSDVALRVEGQKTTALEICESFAPDAPDAIVVPTSSGGHFSGVWKALRELESAGVLADVPRLYAVQAAASAPIAEAYEQGANEVSRVERGETVAYSIGNPDPPSGTRALAAIDETDGAAVGLEDPEILEAQRTLAGEAGLSVEASSATALAGIRRLVDAGEIDASDDVVAVTTGTGLTDHLGSGSADLVDIEGLEERLAAFGDD